A section of the Humulus lupulus chromosome 2, drHumLupu1.1, whole genome shotgun sequence genome encodes:
- the LOC133817434 gene encoding protein E6 codes for MATSAKHCFSVFFLLFLFSVSQVKARESKFFSKITHKNVVQTSVPQTKPPAELSPAKDAVLSPTPAPETVVMEPSPAPSSVPDERDNGYGLYGHGVGYNEQYTSKKEVPSTTGVENELLSEEFTKDEWSENEEDDENESEDDQRGQSGKYFSTGPVTKNYRYGTNGYDQIKPSEQQGMSDTRFLENGKYYHHVSNENSNNKDNYNYNYNNNNNNNNNYNGYDQTAEKDPRYVFDTMEEYEKYQESRGYVP; via the coding sequence ATGGCTACCTCAGCCAAACATTGCTTCTCAGTCttcttcctcctcttcctcttctcaGTTTCTCAAGTTAAAGCCAGAGAGAGCAAGTTCTTCAGCAAAATCACCCACAAGAATGTCGTCCAGACCAGTGTCCCACAAACCAAACCCCCGGCAGAGTTGTCACCGGCGAAAGATGCTGTACTGTCTCCGACGCCGGCGCCGGAAACAGTAGTTATGGAGCCTTCTCCGGCACCTAGCTCCGTTCCGGACGAGAGGGATAATGGGTATGGCTTGTATGGTCACGGAGTGGGGTATAATGAACAGTATACCTCCAAGAAGGAGGTTCCGAGCACCACCGGCGTCGAGAATGAGCTTCTGAGCGAGGAATTCACCAAAGACGAGTGGTCAGagaatgaagaagatgatgagaaTGAGAGTGAGGATGATCAACGAGGCCAGAGTGGGAAATACTTCAGTACTGGTCCTGTGACGAAAAACTACCGCTATGGAACCAACGGCTACGATCAGATCAAGCCTAGTGAGCAGCAAGGGATGAGTGACACCAGGTTTTTGGAGAATGGAAAGTATTATCATCATGTGAGTAATGAGAATAGTAACAATAaggataattataattataattacaacaacaacaacaacaataataataattataatggGTATGATCAGACTGCTGAGAAGGACCCTAGGTATGTGTTTGATACCATGGAAGAGTACGAAAAGTACCAAGAGAGCAGAGGATATGTACCATGA